In Deltaproteobacteria bacterium, the genomic stretch CATACACCCACCTATCTGGAGACAAGGGAGGTAATCGCCAGTTACCAATCCGCCCTGCTGATCCACGGCAAGGAGCTCGGCAGGCTTCCCGCCATTGTCTGCGATCTGGAACGCCGGATCTTCCTGGCTGGTTTTCATAAGGCTTTTGGTCTGGGAAGCGGGCCATGTCAACTGTGCGAAAAATGTAATGTCAAGCGATGCATCCACACCGAACAGGCTCGCCCTTCCATGGAGTCCTGCGGCATTGACGTTTATGCTACGGTCCGGGCCAACGGCTATCCCATAAAAGTTGTTAAGGATTATTCAGACGACGCTAATTACTATGGCCTGGTGTTGATCGAGTGATCGATGAGAAAACCTGAAAACAGAACATTTAGATAAGAAAAGCATTCGTCGGTGTCCTGGATGACCTGAACTGAATTGCCTTCTCAAAAGATTGACCACTATGGACATGAATGACTTGAAACGAGTCAACAGTTTATGGGAAAAGATATATCCCCACCTGGCATTACAAATAATGGGGAATTACCAGAGAGATTTCGGGATGGTCTTGGAATTAGGCCCATTTTCTGGCGGTATATCAATGGCGTTGGCCAGATTATACCCTAAACTCAATATTACCATTGCCGATGAGTCGCCGGAAGTGCTGAAGTATTTAAGACAGGAGATATCAAGGTCCGGATTATCCAAAAAAATATGCGTCTCGAAAACAAGTCTAAATCAGCTTGCTTTTGATAGCGCTCAATTTGATTTGGCGGTCTTCAGAGGAGCCTTTTTCTTTTTGCATAATGAGAAATATCTTCTTCAGGAAATATTTCGGGTACTGAAAGATGGGGGAATTGCCTTTATCGGCGGTGGGTTTGGCAAAGATACTCCCCAGGTACTTATTGATGAAATTGCGGATGAATCTCGTGTATTGAATGATAGATTGGGGCGGTACCGGGTCAGCGTATTGGAATTGGAGGAGATGGTCCGTAAGGCAGGATTACTGGAGCATTGCACGATTGAGGAAAGAGGAGGCTTGTGGCTGAACATCAAGAAATAGGGGCGCATAAGCATATTCTTCCCATTATATCGGCCATAACAGATCACCTGTTAACTGACTGCTGATCAATGTATCGTGTCTCACACATCAGAAAGAACATAATTATTTAAACGTTTTTTTCCAACGATACCGATAGCAAAATGATACAGTGCAAACAGTTCCAGAGCAAAAGGGATATACCCCAGATAACCGAGGAGAGGCATTTCAAAAACATGCAGGAAATCTACGTAAGGGATGCAATATATCCATTTCGGGTAGGAATGGAAATTCCACAGTTCCCAAAAAAAGCCGCAGATCAGCGATCCCAGACCAAGCGAAACCACTTGTCGCCAATCGCCTTGAGAGAGATGGGCCAATAGCGTGCGAAAGCCTAACTTTAAGTTAATAGAATCGACAATCAGGTAAAGTGATCCCCAAACAAGGGGGAAATAATACTGGGGCCAAAGGACTATTAAGAACATCATGAGAAGGCCTGCACAGAAAATGGTGGGAATGGTCCAAGGATAAAGGGTAAAACGGGGGCCGGTCGTCAGCTTTTTAACCCATGAAAACGTACTCACTAATTCTGCGGTACCGAACACAGCCGGTATGACAACGGAGAATGATATTGATGATAAGAGGGAAAATTCTACCCTACTGAAATATTCTTCCCCTTGAT encodes the following:
- a CDS encoding DUF2284 domain-containing protein; the protein is MIPKATIKTFIHQARELGALQAKLIEAASIVTAPWVRLKCRYGCGGYNTSLCCPPHTPTYLETREVIASYQSALLIHGKELGRLPAIVCDLERRIFLAGFHKAFGLGSGPCQLCEKCNVKRCIHTEQARPSMESCGIDVYATVRANGYPIKVVKDYSDDANYYGLVLIE
- a CDS encoding class I SAM-dependent methyltransferase, with amino-acid sequence MGNYQRDFGMVLELGPFSGGISMALARLYPKLNITIADESPEVLKYLRQEISRSGLSKKICVSKTSLNQLAFDSAQFDLAVFRGAFFFLHNEKYLLQEIFRVLKDGGIAFIGGGFGKDTPQVLIDEIADESRVLNDRLGRYRVSVLELEEMVRKAGLLEHCTIEERGGLWLNIKK